The sequence below is a genomic window from Phoenix dactylifera cultivar Barhee BC4 chromosome 8, palm_55x_up_171113_PBpolish2nd_filt_p, whole genome shotgun sequence.
GGCGGAGGAAGGAGGGGCCTGCTGCGGTGGCGGCATCCCCTTGTTGTTTCCGGATATGTCGGAGACCCAGAACGTTCTCCAGGAGCTGGAGGAGCTCTGCAAACCTTCCTTCCCCAAAGCCCAGCAGCAATCGCAACAGAGCAGCCCTTCCTCGCCGCCGTCCCCCGCCGTGGGGGACCcccagcagcagcacagcaggcAGCCCCACCGCCCCCTATCCCAGAATCCTCGCTCCAAAAGAAGGTAAGTGCGCCACCCACCTATTTCCTTCCATTCCCTTCTAATTAAAGCCATtcgtcaagaaaagaaaaagtggaTCTttggctgaaaaaaaaaaaaaaaatcggatcTTGATGTGAATACCAGGAAGAACCCGCAGAAGAGGGTGGTGTGCCATGTCCCCCCCGACGGTCTCTCCTCCGATATGTGGGCCTGGCGGAAGTATGGCCAGAAACCCATTAAGGGCTCGCCTTACCCTCGGTTAGTGATCCACCTGTTCCTCCTCGTTCCTTCTTCCAGTTATTTTTGGTTcccaaagagaagaaaagaggcaaCTTTTTCGGTCGGTTTCTCTCGGAACAGGGGATACTATAGGTGTAGCAGTTCCAAAGGCTGCTTGGCCCGGAAGCAGGTGGAGCAGAGCCGGATGGATCCGGCCATGTTCATCATCACCTACACCGCCGAGCACAACCACCCGTTGCCCACCCACCGCAACTCCCTCGCCGGCAGCACCCGCCACAAGTtctcccctcccccttcctcctccgcaACCCAGCCGCCCGCCACCGGAGGCGAAGCCAGCGACGGCCAGAACCTC
It includes:
- the LOC103710925 gene encoding WRKY transcription factor 22-like isoform X2 is translated as MDDDNWDLYAIVRSCRFTGRPATTDPFSSFPPPSGLEAEEAARPAEEGGACCGGGIPLLFPDMSETQNVLQELEELCKPSFPKAQQQSQQSSPSSPPSPAVGDPQQQHSRQPHRPLSQNPRSKRRKNPQKRVVCHVPPDGLSSDMWAWRKYGQKPIKGSPYPRGYYRCSSSKGCLARKQVEQSRMDPAMFIITYTAEHNHPLPTHRNSLAGSTRHKFSPPPSSSATQPPATGGEASDGQNLRPINPSSSPPSSSTAPGLSPTTPLTASMEDELLRHGPRPRKGEGGDEVDDDEEEGMLLVEDMEVMGVDDFLLMGLDESSGAPATSAAASTGGDAGRHLYLPRR
- the LOC103710925 gene encoding WRKY transcription factor 22-like isoform X1; amino-acid sequence: MDDDNWDLYAIVRSCRFTGRPATTDPFSSFPPPSGLEAEEAARPAEEGGACCGGGIPLLFPDMSETQNVLQELEELCKPSFPKAQQQSQQSSPSSPPSPAVGDPQQQHSRQPHRPLSQNPRSKRRKNPQKRVVCHVPPDGLSSDMWAWRKYGQKPIKGSPYPRLVIHLFLLVPSSSYFWFPKRRKEATFSVGFSRNRGYYRCSSSKGCLARKQVEQSRMDPAMFIITYTAEHNHPLPTHRNSLAGSTRHKFSPPPSSSATQPPATGGEASDGQNLRPINPSSSPPSSSTAPGLSPTTPLTASMEDELLRHGPRPRKGEGGDEVDDDEEEGMLLVEDMEVMGVDDFLLMGLDESSGAPATSAAASTGGDAGRHLYLPRR